One window of Halichondria panicea chromosome 7, odHalPani1.1, whole genome shotgun sequence genomic DNA carries:
- the LOC135338679 gene encoding uncharacterized protein LOC135338679 — MSASPREPPTVKPKVSRKPAPDLDQVYYDTMKEPIKISKLTPQNVNATETLTRLKNPETVNRSLPSDFPNEDENFSLTELVDKYSHLLPLRVKAVSGFMAENEGDPTIYVDDVYNIHAVKQSEVVTIVDSRRQKYKLPLNSAAKFGLVGGSTETYSVLDLHRAELLPPVIVAMNIPFKEKHIKENEILIPMMKTKLSTVIKAFSVTELREKILPSPKEECDILFSTDPNLSKLYLSEVITHVSHLLPCSARLFISQEAAKLPKHLTSKQVTIQQKCTETSLIISLHKKKTKNEEKVYIDIPVSIDIDVRVLRPQTSEEGYAALYQDSNALITEYDPTKLQACVNANDDDTYITQAQLFKALRQGYETAGTKIKTSGVEHIYEPLGQTREAPSMYQGIMFPTSVHNQVVPAPTLRTPSVSMYEEVKPFLEIETPPRKFSSQPPPPAGMLPAPVLYPRGKAPPSIQRRMPPVPMSKSMTSSPTDVPSSQGKTPTIPPKAARAHNKAQPSTAIYDKVPKKPISLAPAIQPRKTTISTSSSPDPTQSAQSKSDTTAPLKSSVWQPTSSTPPRVESLTPLKKPQPTGSHPSNGIGTSVSNNGDSIKEDKNNYGTALLSINESLRLLVGKMEKMELKQTQFEQNLSQLKNQATGDSKRELPLELCSMTQQDVQKLLDGMGMPQYKEAFSKEWVDGEVFKELDDETLEELGVTSKLHRLKLRNVITGIHPLEKFL, encoded by the exons ATGAGTGCCAGCCCTAGAGAACCACCTACTGTCAAGCCAAAAGTGTCTCGAAAACCAGCACCAGATCTAGACCAGGTCTACTATGATACAATGAAAGAACCCATTAAAATTTCCAAGCTCACTCCACAGAACGTTAATGCCACTGAAACTCTAACGCGTTTGAAGAATCCTGAGACAGTAAATCGTTCATTACCATCTGATTTTCCTAACGAAGACGAAAATTTTAGTTTAACGGAGCTAGTCGATAAGTACTCTCACTTACTTCCATTGCGAGTGAAAGCAGTTTCTGGATTTATGGCCGAAAATGAAGGTGATCCAACAATTTACGTAGATGATGTCTACAACATCCACGCTGTAAAACAATCTGAAGTGGTAACGATTGTTGACAGTAGACGTCAGAAGTATAAGCTACCATTGAATTCTGCAGCCAAGTTTGGGCTTGTTGGTGGTTCAACAGAGACCTACAGTGTGCTCGACTTACACAGAGCAGAACTTCTCCCTCCTGTTATTGTTGCCATGAACATACCTTTTAAAGAGAAACACATCAAAGAAAATGAGATTCTAATCCCAATGATGAAAACAAAGCTAAGTACAGTGATTAAGGCGTTTAGTGTTACTGAACTTAGAGAAAAAATCCTTCCCTCGCCCAAAGAAGAATGTGATATTCTTTTTTCTACAGATCCAAACCTCTCAAAGCTTTACCTTTCTGAAGTCATCACGCATGTTTCTCACTTACTTCCGTGTTCAGCTCGACTTTTTATATCACAAGAAGCAGCTAAGCTTCCAAAGCACCTTACTTCAAAGCAGGTTACTATACAACAAAAATGCACTGAAACTTCCCTCATAATTAGTCTTCACAAGAAGAAAACGAAGAACGAAGAAAAGGTGTACATTGATATACCTGTTTCTATTGACATTGATGTTCGTGTTCTTAGACCCCAAACGTCCGAAGAAGGTTATGCCGCACTGTATCAAGATTCTAATGCTCTCATTACCGAGTATGATCCAACAAAGCTTCAGGCATGTGTTAATGCAAACGATGATGATACATACATCACACAAGCGCAGCTATTCAAAGCTCTTCGTCAAGGATATGAGACGGCTGGAACAAAGATCAAGACGTCCGGAGTAGAACACATCTATGAGCCTCTAGGTCAAACAAGGGAAGCTCCTAGTATGTACCAAGGGATCATGTTTCCTACGAGTGTACACAATCAG GTAGTACCTGCACCTACCCTGCGAACACCTTCGGTTTCAATGTATGAAGAGGTTAAGCCATTCCTTGAGATTGAGACCCCTCCACGAAAGTTTTCATCTCAGCCTCCACCACCTGCCGGAATGCTTCCAGCCCCTGTATTATACCCTCGGGGTAAAGCACCACCAAGTATACAGAGGCGCATGCCTCCAGTACCGATGTCCAAATCAATGACCTCTTCCCCTACGGACGTGCCGTCTTCCCAGGGCAAAACTCCAACTATTCCCCCCAAGGCCGCCCGTGCTCACAACAAAGCTCAACCGTCTACAGCCATTTATGATAAAGTACCCAAGAAGCCGATCAGTTTAGCTCCTGCAATTCAACCAAGAAAGACTACAATATCCACGTCATCTTCTCCCGATCCAACACAGTCAGCTCAGTCCAAGTCGGACACTACTGCACCTTTGAAATCTTCAGTATGGCAACCTACATCATCAACCCCTCCAAGAGTAGAATCCCTAACACCTTTGAAGAAGCCTCAACCAACGGGTTCACATCCTTCCAATGGTATAGGTACTTCAGTGAGCAATAATGGTGACAGCATTAAGGAGGATAAAAATAACTATGGGACAGCACTACTTTCTATCAATGAAAGCCTACGACTCCTGGTCGGTAAAATGGAGAAGATGGAACTGAAGCAAACACAGTTTGAGCAAAACCTTTCGCAGTTGAAGAATCAAGCTACAGGCGACAGCAAAAGAGAGTTACCTTTGGAATTATGTTCCATGACTCAACAAGAT gtgcagAAGCTGTTGGATGGCATGGGCATGCCTCAATACAAAGAGGCCTTCTCAAAAGAGTGGGTGGATGGTGAGGTATTCAAAGAGCTGGATGACGAGACACTGGAGGAATTGGGAGTGACCTCCAAACTGCACAGACTCAAACTAAGGAATGTTATTACTGGGATTCATCCCTTGGAAA